One Lepus europaeus isolate LE1 chromosome 7, mLepTim1.pri, whole genome shotgun sequence DNA segment encodes these proteins:
- the LOC133764033 gene encoding zinc finger protein 260-like yields the protein MPQRWPPEFSLNSCHSPFLSGHCTTKPDLIFKLERGAEPWMVEECLNQSLSGLKPEECNKCHTVYTPSGPDQLQVGEKFDNTKIPGNSLQFCEPLAQHDNIHIMKQPFGPTGQAKVFTTKVFCKSERVHMAENCNKSTVTFGKSYLAINDRLNTRVKLYTCKLCGKPLSFNSPYECNDCEKAFGQKSHLINYQRSHTEEKLYKCLHCGKGFLWKSVLIVHQRIHTGKKPHKCNDCGKAFGRKSDLLIHQRIHTGEKPHKCNDCGKAFGRKSNLVMHQRIHTGERPFECNDCGKAFGRKSHLLIHQRIHIGEKPHKCNDCGKAFGRKSNLVMHQRIHTGERPFECNDCGKAFGRKSDLLIHQKIHTGEKLHKCNDCGKAFGRKSCLIAHQRIHTGARPFECNDCGKAFGQKSNLVMHQRIHTGEKPHKCNDCGKAFEQKPDLMKHQKIHTGQKPHKCNDCGKAFGQKSCLIVHQRSHTGERPFECNDCGKAFGRKSNLVMHQRIHTGEKPHKCNDCGKAFGQKSCLIVHQRSHTGERPFECNDCGKAFGRKSNLVMHQRIHTGEKPHKCNDCGKAFGRKSDLMKHQQIHTGEKPHKCNDCGKAFTQKSHLIIHQIIHTGQKPHKCDDCGKAFGRKSDLIMHQRIHTGERPFECNDCGKAFGRKSDLIMHQRIHTGERPFECNDCGKAFGRKSNLLIHQRIHTGDKPHKCNDCGKAFGRKSHLLIHQGIHTGEKPHKCNVCGKAFEQM from the exons atgccacaacgttggcctcCAGAGTTTTCTTTGAACTCCTGCCATTCACCTTTTCTCTCAG ggcaCTGTACtaccaaacctgacttgatcttcaagttggagcgaGGAGCAGAGCCATGGATGGTGGAAGAATGCCTGAATCAGAGCCTTtcag GATTGAAGCCTGAGGAATGCAATAAATGTCACACTGTGTATACCCCCAGTGGGCCTGATCAACTACAGGTTGGAGAGAAATTTGATAACACTAAGATACCTGGAAAttctctccagttctgtgagcctcTTGCTCAGCATGACAATATCCACATCATGAAACAGCCATTTGGACCCACTGGACAAGCAAAAGTCTTCACAACAAAGGTGTTCTGTAAATCTGAGAGGGTTCATATGGCAGAAAACTGTAATAAATCAACTGTCACTTTTGGAAAA TCATATCTTGCAATAAATGACAGACTAAATACAAGGGTAAAACTCTACACATGTAAACTTTGCGGAAAACCACTCAGTTTTAattcaccttatgaatgtaatgactgtgaaaaagcctttggacaaaagtcacacctcataaacTATCAGCGAAGTCACACAGAAGAGAAACTTTATAAATGCCTTCATTGTGGAAAAGGCTTTCTGTGGAAGTCAGTCCTCAtagtacaccagagaattcacacagggaagaaacctcataaatgtaatgactgtggaaaagcctttggaagaaagtcaGACCTcctcatacaccagagaattcacacaggagagaaaccccataaatgtaatgactgtggaaaagcctttggacgaaagtcgAACCTTgtaatgcaccagagaattcacacaggggagagaccctttgaatgtaatgactgtggaaaagcctttggacgaaagtcacacctcctcatacaccagagaattcacataggagagaaacctcataaatgtaatgactgtggaaaagcctttggacgaaagtcgAACCTTgtaatgcaccagagaattcacacaggggagagaccctttgaatgtaatgactgtggaaaagcctttggaagaaaATCAGACCTCCTCATACAccagaaaattcacacaggggagaagcttcataaatgcaatgactgtggaaaagcctttggaagaaagtcatGCCTCATagcacaccagagaattcacacaggggcgAGACCatttgaatgtaatgactgtggaaaagcctttggacaaaagtcaaaccttgtaatgcaccagagaattcacacaggagagaaacctcataaatgtaatgactgtggaaaagcctttgaacAAAAGccagacctcatgaaacatcagaaaattcacacagggcagaaacctcataaatgtaatgactgtggaaaagcctttggacaaaagtcatgCCTCATAGTAcaccagagaagtcacacaggggagagaccctttgaatgtaatgactgtggaaaagcctttggacgaaagtcaaaccttgtaatgcaccagagaattcacacaggagagaaacctcataaatgtaatgactgtggaaaagcctttggacaaaagtcatgCCTCATAGTAcaccagagaagtcacacaggggagagaccctttgaatgtaatgactgtggaaaagcctttggacgaaagtcaaaccttgtaatgcaccagagaattcacacaggagagaaacctcataaatgtaatgactgtggaaaagcctttggaagaaagtcagacctcatgaaacatcagcaaattcacacaggggagaaacctcataaatgtaatgactgtggaaaagcctttacacaAAAGTCACATCTCATCATACACCAGATAATTCACACggggcagaaacctcataaatgtgatgactgtggaaaagcctttggacgaaagtcagatctcataatgcaccagagaattcacacaggggagagaccctttgaatgtaatgactgtggaaaagcctttggacgaaagtcagatctcataatgcaccagagaattcacacaggggagagaccctttgaatgtaatgactgtggaaaagcctttggacgaaagtcaaacctcctcatacatcagcgaattcacacaggggacaaacctcataaatgtaatgactgtggaaaagcctttggaagaaagtcacaCCTCCTCATACATCagggaattcacacaggggagaaacctcataaatgtaatgtctgtggaaaagcctttgaacAAATGTGA